Part of the Sinorhizobium terangae genome is shown below.
GGGCGCCGGAAGCCACGGGATGAAATTCTTCCCGATGGTGTTCTCGCTGTTCATGTTCATCCTGACGGCGAACCTGCTCGGCATGTTTCCCTATTTCTTCACCGTCACCAGCCAGATCATCGTTACCTTCGCACTCGCCGTCTTCGTGATCGGCACGGTCATTCTCTACGGCTTCTATAAGCACGGCCTGAGCTTCCTTAAGCTTTTCGTGCCGCATGGGGTGCCGGGTGCGCTTCTGCCGCTGGTGGTGTCGATCGAAGTCATCTCGTTCCTTTCCCGTCCGATCAGCCTCTCGGTCCGTCTCTTCGCCAACATGCTGGCCGGCCACATCACGCTGAAGGTCTTCGCAGGCTTCGTCGCCTCGCTCAGCGCGTTTGGCGCGCTCGGCATCGGCGGCGCGGTCCTGCCGCTCCTCATGACCGTCGCTCTCACCGGTCTTGAATTCCTGGTCGCCTTCCTCCAGGCCTATGTCTTTGCGGTGCTGACCTGCATGTACCTCAACGACGCCGTCCATCCGGGAAGCCACTAGGGAATAACAGTCGCTGGCTTCCGGTCGGACAAGCCGCCGGAAGCGCAAATCTAAGCCGCAACACCATTCGAAGGAGTCAATCATGGAAGCGGAAGCAGCAAAGTTCATCGGTGCAGGTCTTGCATGCCTTGGTATGGCCGGCACGGCTCTCGGCCTCGGCAACATCTTCGGCAGCTACCTGTCCGGCGCTCTGCGCAATCCGTCGGCTGCTGACGGCCAGTTCGGCCGCCTCGTATTCGGCTTCGCCGTTACGGAAGCTCTGGGCATCTTCTCGCTACTCGTAGCCCTGCTCCTCCTCTTCGCCGTCTAATACGGACCGAAGTTTTGACCGCGGCCT
Proteins encoded:
- a CDS encoding F0F1 ATP synthase subunit A, producing the protein MSNDPTHQFLVNKIVPIEIGGIDFSFTNASLFMVATVGAAAGFLYLTTSQRGLIPTRMQSVSEMSYEFIASMLREGAGSHGMKFFPMVFSLFMFILTANLLGMFPYFFTVTSQIIVTFALAVFVIGTVILYGFYKHGLSFLKLFVPHGVPGALLPLVVSIEVISFLSRPISLSVRLFANMLAGHITLKVFAGFVASLSAFGALGIGGAVLPLLMTVALTGLEFLVAFLQAYVFAVLTCMYLNDAVHPGSH
- a CDS encoding F0F1 ATP synthase subunit C translates to MEAEAAKFIGAGLACLGMAGTALGLGNIFGSYLSGALRNPSAADGQFGRLVFGFAVTEALGIFSLLVALLLLFAV